From Triticum urartu cultivar G1812 chromosome 2, Tu2.1, whole genome shotgun sequence, a single genomic window includes:
- the LOC125534947 gene encoding noroxomaritidine synthase 2-like, which produces MTRCKILYTMDWFLGQLLALLCCCCFFYYRHLQSKKACKAEPTEWPLLGHLFGMLANLHHYHDWATVVLAGRRYNFPAQTGLTGVRFFITCDPSNVRHIFTSNFLNYPKGEEYAEIFDILGHGIFNADGESWRSQRAMSQLLMATPRFRSFSARCTRDKVDKSLLPFLAHVADAGARCDLHDVIRRMTFDMTCNLVFGVDPGCLRIGLPVVPVARAMDDVLNATFLRHVFPPACWSLMYRYELGPEKKMAVARRTIDRFAADTIAKRRSDHEVGVKQSSSDMLSSFISSNDDDVSDEFLRDTAINLLFAGRDTTGAALSWFFYLVCKNPRVEQKILDELAPVAATKKPEDMVVFDFSELSNLVYLHAALCECLRLYPPLPFQHKAAIAGDVLPSGHELKAGDKILVYCYSMGRMEGVWGKDCMEFRPERWVTDDGKLRHEPSYKFFAFNAGPRTCLGKDVAFTQMKAVAAAVLWNFAVEAVPGHVVEPKLSVMLHMKNGLAVTVKRRKVPCVHAT; this is translated from the coding sequence ATGACTAGATGCAAAATTCTCTACACCATGGATTGGTTTCTAGGACAACTCCTTGCCCTcctttgctgctgctgcttcttctacTACCGTCATCTCCAGTCCAAGAAAGCATGCAAGGCCGAGCCGACCGAATGGCCATTGCTGGGCCATCTTTTCGGCATGCTCGCCAACCTGCACCACTACCACGACTGGGCCACCGTCGTCCTGGCCGGCAGGCGCTACAACTTCCCGGCTCAAACGGGGCTCACCGGCGTTCGCTTCTTCATCACCTGCGACCCGTCCAATGTGCGCCACATCTTCACCTCCAACTTCCTCAACTACCCCAAGGGCGAGGAGTATGCCGAGATATTCGACATCTTGGGCCACGGCATCTTCAACGCCGACGGCGAGTCGTGGCGCTCTCAGCGTGCCATGTCCCAGCTCCTCATGGCCACCCCCCGTTTCCGCTCCTTCTCCGCACGGTGCACCCGCGACAAGGTGGACAAGAGCCTCCTCCCTTTCCTCGCGCATGTTGCCGACGCCGGCGCACGCTGTGACCTGCACGACGTGATCCGGCGGATGACCTTCGACATGACCTGCAACCTCGTCTTCGGGGTCGACCCGGGCTGCCTGCGGATTGGCCTCCCCGTTGTGCCCGTCGCGCGCGCCATGGACGACGTGCTGAACGCCACCTTCCTCCGGCACGTCTTCCCGCCGGCGTGCTGGAGCCTCATGTACCGATACGAGCTCGGCCCGGAGAAGAAGATGGCCGTGGCTCGTAGGACCATCGACCGGTTCGCCGCCGACACCATTGCCAAACGGAGGTCCGATCACGAGGTTGGCGTCAAGCAATCCTCCTCCGACATGCTCTCTTCCTTCATCAGCAGCAATGATGACGACGTGAGCGACGAGTTCTTGCGTGACACCGCAATAAACCTCCTGTTCGCCGGTCGGGACACCACCGGCGCGGCGCTGTCGTGGTTCTTCTACCTCGTATGCAAGAACCCGCGCGTCGAGCAGAAAATCCTAGACGAGCTCGCGCCGGTCGCTGCCACCAAGAAACCGGAAGACATGGTGGTGTTCGACTTCAGTGAGCTGAGCAACTTGGTGTACCTGCACGCGGCGCTGTGCGAGTGCCTCAGGCTTTACCCGCCCCTGCCCTTCCAGCACAAGGCGGCAATTGCCGGCGACGTGCTCCCGAGCGGTCACGAGCTGAAGGCCGGCGACAAGATACTCGTCTACTGCTACTCCATGGGGCGGATGGAGGGTGTGTGGGGCAAGGACTGCATGGAGTTCAGGCCGGAGAGGTGGGTCACCGACGACGGGAAGCTGAGGCACGAGCCGTCCTACAAGTTCTTCGCCTTCAATGCCGGTCCCAGGACCTGCCTCGGCAAGGACGTGGCCTTCACGCAGATGAAGGCTGTCGCAGCAGCCGTGCTGTGGAACTTCGCCGTTGAGGCCGTGCCGGGGCACGTCGTGGAGCCCAAGTTGTCCGTTATGCTTCACATGAAGAACGGGCTCGCTGTCACGGTCAAGAGGAGGAAGGTCCCGTGTGTGCATGCTACCTAG